One window of Brassica napus cultivar Da-Ae unplaced genomic scaffold, Da-Ae ScsIHWf_287;HRSCAF=473, whole genome shotgun sequence genomic DNA carries:
- the LOC106413062 gene encoding uncharacterized protein LOC106413062, with protein sequence MRHHLIEGLKDQYMTIESPLDLWNALKHRYDHQKMVLLPKARHDWMHLRFMDFKSVDEYNSALFKIVSILRLCGEEVSDVMMLEKTYTTFNQSNSVLQQQYRTKAPLPEAHDVERKYPKETNYAQDNRKPYGQGRGGYRGRRRDNHNGRDNYSAGRRGNHHNRGRGSNYGQGRGSYGRGRGGISKPSYTSKSLCHRCGMDNHWAKNCRTPKHLCELYQESIKNKNPEANMIQENGQDDKGYDADNESDRDSKDDQMDFETSDCLKD encoded by the exons atgcgccatcatctcatCGAAGGTCTTAAGGATCAGTACATGACAATTGAGAGTCCACTCGATCTTTGGAATGCTTTAAAGCACAGATACGATCACCAAAagatggtgttgcttccaaaggcaagACACGACTGGATGCATCTCAGGTTCATGGATTTtaagtccgtggacgagtataactcagCCTTGTTCAAAATCGTTTCTATACTAAGGCTATGTGGTGAAGAAGTGTCCGATGTGatgatgcttgaaaagacctaTACGACTTTCAATCAATCGAATTCTGTGTTGCAGCAGCAGTACAGGACAAAAG CACCATTACCCGAAGCCCATGATGTGGAAAGGAAATATCCCAAAGAAACCAACTACGCCCAAGACAACAGGAAACCATACGGTCAAGGCCGTGGTGGGTACAGGGGACGTAGACGTGACAATCATAACGGTAGAGATAACTACTCAGCCGGCCGAAGGGGAAACCAccataaccgtggtcgtggttccaattacggtCAGGGCCGAGGGAGTTATGGCCGTGGacgaggtggcatatccaaaccatcttacacgtccaaGTCTTTATGTCACAGATGCGGGATGGACAATCACTGGGCCAAGAACTGTAGAACTCCAAAGCACTTGTGCgaactctatcaagagagtatcAAGAACAAGAATCCGGAGGCAAATATGATCCAAGAGAACGGTCAAGATGACAAGGGatatgatgctgacaatgaatcCGACAGGGACAGCAAAGATGACCAAATGGATTTTGAGACGTCTGACTGTCTAAAGGACTAG